A genome region from Musa acuminata AAA Group cultivar baxijiao chromosome BXJ3-5, Cavendish_Baxijiao_AAA, whole genome shotgun sequence includes the following:
- the LOC103973155 gene encoding protein CURVATURE THYLAKOID 1B, chloroplastic, which produces MATTTTTSATCGLTSRALLDPKAASSQLRPHFVRLPTLPPPRPTASWSHRKTASHMSRSVIAMATGETPAEVSSELPEVMKTIKDAWDKLDDKYAVASLVLVGLVALWTTTGMISAIDRLPIVPGVLELVGIGYTVWFVYYNLVFEPDREALIEKIKGTYSDIIGSRS; this is translated from the exons atggccaccaccaccaccaccagcgcCACCTGCGGCCTCACCTCTCGAGCTCTCCTCGACCCCAAGGCAGCCTCGAGCCAGCTTCGGCCGCACTTCGTCCGCCTCCCGACGCTGCCGCCTCCACGACCGACCGCTTCATGGAGCCACCGGAAAACTGCTTCTCACA TGTCAAGGAGTGTCATCGCCATGGCCACCGGAGAAACCCCAGCTGAAGTATCAAGTGAGCTTCCTGAGGTTATGAAGACCATAAAAGATGCG TGGGACAAGCTTGATGACAAGTACGCAGTGGCTTCCCTTGTGCTTGTGGGATTGGTAGCGCTATGGACGACAACCGGCATGATCTCG GCAATTGATAGGCTGCCCATAGTTCCTGGTGTTCTTGAACTTGTAGGAATTGGTTATACAGTG TGGTTCGTATACTACAATCTGGTCTTCGAGCCTGACAG GGAAGCTTTGATAGAAAAGATCAAGGGCACCTACAGCGACATCATTGGGAGCCGCAGCTGA